The following is a genomic window from Pirellulales bacterium.
GGTCAAGGTCATGCCCGGCACCGGCTCCAATAGCACCCGGGAGGCGCTGCGGCTGACGAAATGGGCGGCCAAACAAGGGGCCGACGCCGCCCTCATTGTGGCTCCCTATTATAATAAACCGACCCAAGAGGGATTTTACCAACATTTTCGGGCATTGGCGGAAGAGACCGCGCTCCCGCTGTGCGTGTATAACATTCCGGGACGGACGGGCAAGAATATCGAGCCGGAAACCATCGCCCGCATGGCCGAAAGCAAGAATATACAAATGGTCAAGGAAGCGACCGGCTCCCTGGACCAAGCGTCGCAAATCGCCGCACTGACCGATTTAACCCTGCTGAGCGGTGATGACAGTCTGACACTCCCGCTGCTCAGCATTGGCGGGGAGGGAGTGATCAGTGTCGTGGGCAATATCGTCCCCGGAGATATGCTCAAACTGCTGGCGGCCTGGCAAGCGGGCAATGTGACCTCGGCGCGCGAATGGCACCGCAAACTGTTTTTTCTTTGCCGCGATCTGCTGGGCCTGGCCACGAATCCCATTCCCATCAAAGCGGCGATGAAGCTGCTCGGCCGGGATACGGGGGAATTGCGACTGCCAATGACCCCGCTGGATTCGGCGACCGAGGGAAAATTGCGTCTGACCCTGGCGCAGTACGGCCTCCTCTAAACCACTTGCGATCCGGGTTTGCAATCACTTTGTTCGCCGCGTTATACCACACCAGCGCCCCCCAACTTTTGCCGTTCAATTCCCCGCATGCAACCCGATCCCGTTGATTTGCATAAGCTGCAGCAAGCGATTTTGGACTCTGCCAGTTATTTGCGCGTGGATCAGGATTTGGGTTTTTTGCAACGACAGGACATGCGGGCGGTGCGGTTTCAATTGGAATTGCTCAAGCCGGAAGTCGCCTTTAAGGAACAGCGCATCCGGTCGACCATCGTGGTGTTTGGAGGAACGCAAATTATCGAACAATCCGCGGCGGAGCAGCGCGTGGCCGCGCTGGAAACTTCCCTGGCCGCCGATCCTGAAAATCCGCAGCTGTTGCGGCGAGTGGCGCGGGCCCGGCGGCAACTGGGCAATGCGCATTACTATGACGAGGCGCGGCGGTTTAGCCGGTTGGTGTCCGGAACGTGCCAGGTTGACGGAACATGCGATTATGTGGTGGTGACTGGCGGCGGGCCGGGCATCATGGAGGCGGCCAATCGCGGCGCGCACGACGTGGGAGCCAAGTCCGTCGGACTAAACATAACCCTGCCCGAGGAACAGGCCCCCAATCCCTACATTACGCCGGAGCTCTGCTTTCAATTTCAGTACTTTGCCATTCGCAAGTTTCATTTTTTGCTCCGGGCCAAGGCGCTGGTCACTTTTCCCGGCGGATACGGCACGTTGGATGAACTGACCGACGCCTTGACCTTGCGGCAAGTCCGGCGGATGCAGGCGATTCCGATCATCCTTTACGGCACGGAATACTGGAAAAACGTGATCGATTTTCAGTATTTGGCGGATGAGGGGGTCATTGCCGACGAGCATTTGGACCTGATTAGCTACGCCGACAACCCCGAGCAGGCGTGGCAACAGATTTTGGACTTTCACAAGCCGGAAAATCAGTATTGGCCGACGGTGAGCTAGGGTGGGGTGCTTTAGTCAAGGCGAAGTTTGAACTAAATGATGTCTCGCGCTGGATCCGCATCTTCTGCTGGCAATAGTACCGTGGGCCAACGGCCCTGGCTGTCGCAGGTTGGGCCGTTGGCCCACAGTCTAAGACTCAATAGACACTCTACTGAAACGCTTTTTGCCATTATTTGATTCGTTGGATCAGCTAAAAGTGGATGGGACTTTCTATACAGCTCCCCCCTACTCCGCCATTTCATTTAATAACTCCAGCGCCGCGGCCACCAGCTTTTCTCCACAACCAGGCACTAATGGACAGGTTGTCGGCTCGTAATTTCCCTCCTGGAACGCCCGCCGCGTCGGCACGTAATAATCCACATCGTTGGTAAGGCTAATCACAATCGTATTTTTAAAGGGGGAACCCGCCTTGATCGCAATGCCCAATTCCACAAAGACTTCGTGCGGCAAGGTGACGATCGCCGTGTCCCGATCCAGCCGAATCGCCTGGACTTCCTTGGGGACATTTTCACCATAATCCCGCCAATGCGCGATTTGAAACATTTTGCGGTAGGCATCCACGACTGTCAAAAACGGCTTGCCATTGCGATCAAGGGTATTAATGATATTTTCCGCCTCCATGCGTTCCACCTCGGTAATCGGGAGGACCGGCACGGTGATTGTCTTGCTTTTCATCGCTAACAGATCCGGCGCGACGGATCGGGCAAAAGGGACCGCCTGGCCGATCGTTTTTGCCAGTGTTTGCCCCACGGAGGCGTGATAGTTTTCTTGGCGGTCGCGTCCCTCGCGGACATCCAGATGATTGACATCCCCCGCGCACCCCTGCCCAAAGATCGAGATAAACTCCGGCGACTGCAATTGTTCGCGTAGGCCTATCTGCAAATGCCCGGGATAGCACGCTCCAAATTGCGGACCGCCATAAATGGCCGTGTGCATGGCAAAGACCGTCAATCCGCCCAAGGGTTTATCATTGACATCCCGCACCAACACAAACGGCAGGTCGGGATCCACCGGGCCTAATGGGCGCAAAATGTCGGGATTAAAATGACCCGAATTCCAACCCGTGCTCCCATCCTTCATCAAAAAGCGGCGATTGTACGCCATGTTCAATTGCTGCGGCACCGATAACGACAGCTTTACCGGCTGCAAAGAGGCATTGGCCCGCGCGATCAGGTCCACCCAGGTGTCGCGCAGTTTGGCCGGATAATCAAACGGTTCGCGCGGGTCGGTGCCATTGTGCTCGGCCAGCGCCCGCGCGTGCAGGGCCTCGCGCAGGGGGCCGTAATACTCTGGCCCGCCATGCGTGTGGGTGGCGGTGATGGCGATATGTTCCGCGGGAATGCCGGTCTTTTCAGCGGCTAATTTGCGGGTAGCGGCGGTCAAATCGCGCGGGACCGAGGTCAAATCATTGCCAATGATGACAATTTTTGTTTTTCCCTGGGCCAAGACCAACACTTTAGCATAGAGCGGGTCGGTCACGCCCGTACTGATCAGTTCGGTGTAATTGCCGGCCCGTCGCCAACCCACGGGAGGAGTGATATCCGCCGTGGCAAAGCCGGCCTGAAATTCGGCGGCGGATGAGTTCACTGTCCAAGCCAAAGCACCATACCAAAACAGCAGGAAAATTTGCAAAAAGCGTACCATAAATAATAATGATGGAAACGAAGAGTGTATTAAGAATGAAATAATAGAGTCACTGCTTGTCAATTCAATCTAGCAGCAACAAATGGGAAATGCGAATGCTATCAAATTGTTAATTTAAAACAGATGAATCAGGCCTTTGGCCAGCGGAATTGGTTAATAATTCAAAAATTTACAAAGCCAATAAGTACAATAATCTTCCGACGAAAGTCATCACTGGTGCATGACTACTTTTGAAAACATCAGCAATATGCCCTACACCATGAGTGGCCACCTATTGCGCCAACACCTCCCGCACAAAGTCCACTTGCGGCTTGCCTCCCCCCTTAATCGCCGACCCTTTCATAAACTCCGACACATACCGCAGCCGCTCCTTGGGCCGGTCCGGATCATTAAAGTTATCCCCTTTTTGCAAAATCGGGCGATGTTCCGGAATCCCGCCGAACGCCCGCGACCCCGCCGCCTGGCATGGATACCAATTTCCCTTTCCTGCGGCGTCCTCCAAATAAAACTCGGGATAGCAATGTCCCGGCACCCAGACCGTGCGGGCGGGAATTTTTTGCAATCGGCATAGGGCGATAAAGAGTGACGTCAGTTCCTCGCAGTCGCCGGTGCCGTCCCGTACCGCCTTGGCCGCTCCCTTGATCGGGCCTTCCTTGTATTGCACCTTATCGCGCGTCAAATCATAGATCGCTTCCACCCGGGCCCAACCGGTCGCCTCGGCGGGGAGTTCCTTAGTCAATTTGATAATCTCCCGGTCGCCCAATTCAATCAGCGGACTGGTGCCAAGGTATTTTTTTAACTCATTGCTAGGCTTGGGGGGTATCTTTAGCTCGTCAGTCTTTTCTGGCGGTACCAGTGAATGCCGCTCGATTTCATAGATCGTATAGGCCTCGGCGATTTCGTTGGCCTTGAGACTGGGGATGGTGATCACCATTTGCCGCACCCCGCCAGCGATATTATTGATAAAGGTCACGTTCCGCACATTCGGCGTCGCTTTTTCCTCGACCACTTTTACTTTTTGCTCGGGCCAATCGATGGGCACCGGCGTGGTGATTCGCAACCCCGCGCAGGGACCGCCATTGGCCACGACCTTGGCCCCCACTTTGAGCCGTTGCACCAATTTTTGATCCAGCTTGGGTGCCGCGTCCGACTGCTCGGGCTTCTCCTCTTCAAATTGCGCCCGCGCGGCTACTGGAAACGCCAACGCACAACACACGACCCAAGCCAAGGGAAAAAAGTGCCAGTTTTTGATCGAGTTCATGGAACTTCCCCGAGTAGCGTTAACATATAAGTGGCCTAGAATCACAAACATCCCAACTATCCCATTTTAACAATTTACCAACCCGGGTAGCGAACGTTTTTTTGGCAAGTTGCTCTTTTAGGATCTGCTTTTTCGGCCATTAACATCCCCCAATACACATATTCCGCATAATCGCCCCGCGTTATTCGATTATTCATTCTAAAGCATTATTTGGCAAATATTTACAGAGCAACCATACTTCTTCATGGCTCTGGTTAGCCCAGTGTGCATTTTCGCCGCGGCGGTTAACAGTTATGATGCGTGACTATGAACATTTTGGTTGAACTACGAAATTCATTAGCTGCCGCGTTAGCCGACTGCGGAGGCTCCACCCCCGAGTTACTGGAAACGCTGCGCCCCGCCGGTGATCCCAAATTTGGCGATTATCAGGCCAATTGCGCCATGTCCCTGGCCAAAACACTGGGCAAATCCCCGCGTGAGGTGGCGACGCAAATTGCCGCCAGCTTGCAAAAAAATCCCAATTTTGCCGCGCTGTGCCACCCACCGGAAATAGCCGGACCGGGGTTTATCAATATCCGCCTGCGAGATGAGGTCCTGGCCCGCCACGTCGCCGCCAATCTGTCCGACCCACGCTTGGGCGTGCCGCGGGAATCCCCCGCTCGGACTTTTGTCATTGACTATTCAGGCCCAAACGTGGCCAAACCGATGCACGTGGGCCATATACGATCGACCGTGATTGGGGACGCCCTGGCGCGGACATTACGGTTTTTGGGCCATCGAGTGGTTGGCGACAATCATGTGGGGGACTGGGGAACGCAGTTTGGCATGATCTTGTACGGGTACAAGCATTTTGTGGATGCCGCGGCGCTCGAGCGGCAACCGGTGCAGGAACTGGCCCGGTTGTACAAACTGGTCCGGCAACTGGTCGATTACCATGCCGCCGTAATCAACCTGCCTAAGCAGCAAGAGGTACTGGCCCAGCGCGAGGCGGCACTTGCGCGGCAAAAAGCCGAGGTTAGTCCCGATCCAAAAACGGCGAAGCAACAAGAGAAGGCGATACGCCAGCAAAGCGAATCGCTGGCGGAACTGCGCGAGGAAGTGCGCGGCCTGCAAAAGCGGATCGCCACGGTGTCAGAATCCGCCGAGCTAAGCCAACTAGCCGCCGCGCATCCCGGCATCGGCGCCGCGGTTTTGGCCGAAACCGCCAAGCTACACGCGGGAGATGCGGAAAATGTGGCTCTCTGGCAACGCTTTTTACCCGCCTGCCGGGCCGAAATCGACCGCATTTACCAGCGGCTGAATATCCAGTTTGACACGCAGTTGGGCGAAAGTTTTTACCACGAGCGGCAAGCTCCGCTGGTTGAGGAGCTTTTGGCAAAAGGGATCGCCACGACCAGCAACGGGGCCACGGTCGTGTTTCTCGACGGATTTGACACGCCGATGCTCATTCGCAAGCAGGACGGCGCGTACCTGTACGCCACCAGCGACCTGGCAACCATTCAATACCGGCTGGACCAATATCAGCCAGAAGAAATCTTGTACGTGGTGGATCATCGGCAAAGCTTGCACTTTGAACAACTGTTTGCCGCAGCACGGCGCTGCTGGAATCTCGATCATGTGCGCTTGCGGCATATCAAATTTGGAACGGTCCTCGGCCAGGATGGCAAACCGTACAAAACCCGCGAAGGAAAGGCCGAGGGGCTGGACGCGCTGTTGGATGAGGCCATCGAGCGGGCGGCGCGGGAACTAGCCTCCCGCCGGGAACAGATCACACCCGACCCAGCCGCCGAAAGCCCAATAACCGCTCAGCAAGACGGTATTGCCCGGATCGTGGGCCTGAGCGCGGTCAAATACGCCGATTTGTGCCAGAACCGCGAAAGCGATTACCAGTTTGACTTTGACAAGATGTGCGCGTTAAAGGGAAACACCGCGGCGTACATGCAATACGCCTATGCGCGGGTAAAAAGTATATTTGAGCGCGGGGGGCGGGGGAGTTTGGACCAAGCGGGAGAGATCTTAGGTCAGGGGGAGTTACGACTGGAGCATCCGGCGGAACGGGCGCTGGCCTTGGCGGCTTTGCGCTTTCCCGAGGCGATCGCACTGGTGCTGGCGGACTATCGCCCCCACCAGCTCACAACGTATTTGTTTGAACTGGCTAATCAGTTTAGCGCGTTTTATGAGGTTTGCCCCGTGCTGCAGGCGGACACGCCGACGCAACTGGCGACGCGACTAGCGCTGTGCGCCTTAACGGCGCGGGTGCTGCGCCAGGGGTTGGAATTATTGGGGATCGAAGTGGTGGAACGGATGTGAGGAGGATTGAGTGCTTTTATTGTAAAGTAATTACTGTTATTTTTCCCGGCGGACAGACTTTTGATCAGCGATGATCGAAGGAAAACGAAAGACTCGCTCTCGTACCCTAAAAATCGCTGGTTTACGCGGGATTTTAGTCCACTTTTTTCCAGTGGGATGGCTTATCTTGGCCTCTCAAATCTGGTATCTTATGGTGTGATTTTTGACTTGTGAAAAATTCCGCCAAACGCGCATTTTTCACGGTTTTGCCTCATTCCGGAGAGGGGGGGCCAAGTGCGTGCGGCGATGCGACTTCGCCGGGATGACTTGTGCCGTGCGCCCTCCCCCGCTGGGTAACAATTTACGCCTCTGGATTTTGTCATTTTGCCCGAGTGGAGCGTCGTGTGGACGGAGTTGTGACGATAGCCCCCGTGCCTGTGCTCGATATTCCCGGCCCCTGGCCGCGGAATGAGGGGCACACGGAATGGCCATCCACGATTTCCCTGGATACCCCAGCGCCTTCCCCTCCCCACTCCCGTGGCAATTCACGACATTCACCCAGCAGCCCCAAGCGCCCTGCGGATTCCTCCCCACCACAAAATCCTCCCCCATCACAGACCACGAATTTTTCCCCACCTCGGGGAACACAAAGCTTTGCTGCCGGAGTGGAAAATCGCCTTGCCACGGAGGCGCTCCAAACCCTTGCCGGGGAATTAGGCACCTTTTATAACCCGCTTGTGCTGTTAGGCCCCCCCGGTTCGGGAAAAACCCATTTGGCCCGGGGATTGGCCGATATTTGGCGCAATAAATTAGCCAATCCCGCCCAAGTTATTTGTTTAACCGGTGCTGATTTTGCCCAATGTGTCACCCAGGCACATGAACGCCAACAGGTTCGGCCTTTTCAAGAACGGATCCGCCAAGCTGTTTTGTTGGTGGTGGATGACGTTACGCAATTGGCGGGAAAGCGGACCGCCTGGGTGGAATTGCAAGCCGCCCTGGACGACTTGGTGGCCAGCGGGTCGCAGGTGGCACTGACATCACGCCTACCACTTGAACGGATCAATGGCCTGGGGGAGGCGCTCTTGGCCCGTTTACAAGGTGGTCTAACCGTACAACTGCAACTGCCGGATGTTGCCAGCCGCGCGTTATTGTGGGAGCGTTATTTGGGATTATGGGGAGTGGATCTGGCCCCGGGCGTTGTTCCTTATTTGGCGCAGCGTCCCAATATTACCGCGACCGAGATTTTTTGCCAGGCGGAGCGAATTGCCTCCCTCGCCCCCCAAAATTCCCTTTTGACCCCGGCCGAGGTCCGCCGACTTTTGCCCGGAGGAAAATCCCCCCTGCGGCCTAACATGCGGACTATAACAAATTTATGCGCGAAATATTTTGGCTTTAAAGCCCCCGATTTATTAAGCCCCTCGCGGCGACGGGCCGTGGTCAACGCCCGAAATTTGGCCATGTATCTGGCCCGCAGCCTTAGCGAAGTCAGCCTCGAGCAACTGGGGCGCCATTTTGGGGGGCGGGACCATACGACGGTTTTGCACGGTATTCGCACTATCGAACAACGTTTACGCACCGATCCTGATTTACGCCAAGCACACGAAGAACTTCGTAAAATGCTGGCTACCGCCGATTAAAGAGGAGTTTGGCAGCGGCACTATTTATGTCACTGCTGTATTGGACCTACACATGACTACAACCAGCCTGGCCCTTGATTGGGGAAAAACTGTTTTCATGTTGTCAATCAGCACGACCAGCCAACAACCACATCGCATACATACCCGCTCCTTGCGTGGACCAAAGATAATCCAACTGCCGTCAAACAACCGCGGAACATGCCAACGACAATTTTTCCACTGAGCCCAGGTCCCTCCAAAATAAACTTTTCCCCCGGTTAATCACATTTTTTTAGTCATGCCACCCAACCCTGGGCCTGTGTCACGTGACCTTGTATTACTACTGCTAATTTTTAACTATTTATTAAAAGAACAGAGCAACCAACCACGTCCGCACAAGTTCCTCCCCCGCAACTCCCCTTGGCTTGGACAAGAATGTTGCCTCTGGGAGATTTATCACCTTCGACCGGCTATATCACATTTAGCTGTATCACTTTAATCAGGGAAAGTTTACCACCAGCATGAAACTCAAGTTACCCCGCAGTGAATTTGCCAACGCGTTCGCCATTGCGGCCCAGGTTGCGCCGGTGCGCAGTCCCAAGCCAATTTTACAGAATGTAAAATTCATCGCCCGGGTCGATGGGGGGGAGCTTTTGGCCACTGACCTGGAAGTGGGCGTGCGGATTCGGGTTTCGGGCCTGACCGTGGACCAG
Proteins encoded in this region:
- the dapA gene encoding 4-hydroxy-tetrahydrodipicolinate synthase is translated as MSTRGAAFAGLSVAITTPFRNGEVDYATLRTQIDFQIAAGVNCLVPVGTTGESPTVSHEEHERVIAEVIQHAAGRVKVMPGTGSNSTREALRLTKWAAKQGADAALIVAPYYNKPTQEGFYQHFRALAEETALPLCVYNIPGRTGKNIEPETIARMAESKNIQMVKEATGSLDQASQIAALTDLTLLSGDDSLTLPLLSIGGEGVISVVGNIVPGDMLKLLAAWQAGNVTSAREWHRKLFFLCRDLLGLATNPIPIKAAMKLLGRDTGELRLPMTPLDSATEGKLRLTLAQYGLL
- a CDS encoding TIGR00730 family Rossman fold protein, translated to MQPDPVDLHKLQQAILDSASYLRVDQDLGFLQRQDMRAVRFQLELLKPEVAFKEQRIRSTIVVFGGTQIIEQSAAEQRVAALETSLAADPENPQLLRRVARARRQLGNAHYYDEARRFSRLVSGTCQVDGTCDYVVVTGGGPGIMEAANRGAHDVGAKSVGLNITLPEEQAPNPYITPELCFQFQYFAIRKFHFLLRAKALVTFPGGYGTLDELTDALTLRQVRRMQAIPIILYGTEYWKNVIDFQYLADEGVIADEHLDLISYADNPEQAWQQILDFHKPENQYWPTVS
- a CDS encoding transglutaminase family protein, which translates into the protein MNSIKNWHFFPLAWVVCCALAFPVAARAQFEEEKPEQSDAAPKLDQKLVQRLKVGAKVVANGGPCAGLRITTPVPIDWPEQKVKVVEEKATPNVRNVTFINNIAGGVRQMVITIPSLKANEIAEAYTIYEIERHSLVPPEKTDELKIPPKPSNELKKYLGTSPLIELGDREIIKLTKELPAEATGWARVEAIYDLTRDKVQYKEGPIKGAAKAVRDGTGDCEELTSLFIALCRLQKIPARTVWVPGHCYPEFYLEDAAGKGNWYPCQAAGSRAFGGIPEHRPILQKGDNFNDPDRPKERLRYVSEFMKGSAIKGGGKPQVDFVREVLAQ
- the argS gene encoding arginine--tRNA ligase; amino-acid sequence: MNILVELRNSLAAALADCGGSTPELLETLRPAGDPKFGDYQANCAMSLAKTLGKSPREVATQIAASLQKNPNFAALCHPPEIAGPGFINIRLRDEVLARHVAANLSDPRLGVPRESPARTFVIDYSGPNVAKPMHVGHIRSTVIGDALARTLRFLGHRVVGDNHVGDWGTQFGMILYGYKHFVDAAALERQPVQELARLYKLVRQLVDYHAAVINLPKQQEVLAQREAALARQKAEVSPDPKTAKQQEKAIRQQSESLAELREEVRGLQKRIATVSESAELSQLAAAHPGIGAAVLAETAKLHAGDAENVALWQRFLPACRAEIDRIYQRLNIQFDTQLGESFYHERQAPLVEELLAKGIATTSNGATVVFLDGFDTPMLIRKQDGAYLYATSDLATIQYRLDQYQPEEILYVVDHRQSLHFEQLFAAARRCWNLDHVRLRHIKFGTVLGQDGKPYKTREGKAEGLDALLDEAIERAARELASRREQITPDPAAESPITAQQDGIARIVGLSAVKYADLCQNRESDYQFDFDKMCALKGNTAAYMQYAYARVKSIFERGGRGSLDQAGEILGQGELRLEHPAERALALAALRFPEAIALVLADYRPHQLTTYLFELANQFSAFYEVCPVLQADTPTQLATRLALCALTARVLRQGLELLGIEVVERM
- a CDS encoding DnaA/Hda family protein, with product MERRVDGVVTIAPVPVLDIPGPWPRNEGHTEWPSTISLDTPAPSPPHSRGNSRHSPSSPKRPADSSPPQNPPPSQTTNFSPPRGTQSFAAGVENRLATEALQTLAGELGTFYNPLVLLGPPGSGKTHLARGLADIWRNKLANPAQVICLTGADFAQCVTQAHERQQVRPFQERIRQAVLLVVDDVTQLAGKRTAWVELQAALDDLVASGSQVALTSRLPLERINGLGEALLARLQGGLTVQLQLPDVASRALLWERYLGLWGVDLAPGVVPYLAQRPNITATEIFCQAERIASLAPQNSLLTPAEVRRLLPGGKSPLRPNMRTITNLCAKYFGFKAPDLLSPSRRRAVVNARNLAMYLARSLSEVSLEQLGRHFGGRDHTTVLHGIRTIEQRLRTDPDLRQAHEELRKMLATAD